In the Advenella kashmirensis WT001 genome, one interval contains:
- a CDS encoding thiosulfate oxidation carrier complex protein SoxZ — protein MKNIDIRYNDKPIMQADTYIGISEDPNFRFFFVPEKSGKLTVLAEDNEGKHFRHETDVTVQ, from the coding sequence ATCAAGAATATAGACATCCGCTATAACGATAAGCCGATAATGCAGGCTGACACGTATATTGGTATTAGCGAAGATCCGAATTTCCGGTTCTTCTTCGTACCTGAGAAAAGTGGGAAGCTCACGGTCTTGGCAGAGGACAACGAAGGCAAACACTTTCGTCATGAAACAGACGTGACGGTGCAGTAA
- a CDS encoding pyridoxamine 5'-phosphate oxidase family protein, translating to MTFHDPHHIGTIEQLTALFGTPGEASLKKEVDHIHPLYRPLIEASPFAILATSGPDGLDASPRGDPAGFVQIEDEHTLLLPERRGNNRIDSLRNLLTDPRLAVLFMVPGMGEMLRVNGTAHISVAPTLLQRLAMRDKPPQCVIVMKVERVFFQCARAIQRSGLWNPAPARDQLNVPTAGTILAGLTHAQIDGEKYDQELPQRQRDTLY from the coding sequence ATGACCTTTCATGATCCCCACCACATTGGCACCATCGAGCAACTGACCGCTTTGTTTGGTACGCCCGGCGAGGCGTCGCTGAAAAAGGAAGTGGACCATATACATCCACTGTATCGACCGCTGATCGAGGCTTCTCCGTTTGCCATTCTGGCCACCAGCGGCCCGGATGGTCTGGATGCGTCTCCGCGTGGTGATCCTGCCGGTTTTGTCCAGATTGAAGACGAACACACGCTGTTGCTGCCTGAAAGGCGGGGGAACAATCGCATTGACAGCCTGCGCAATTTGCTTACTGATCCGCGTTTGGCTGTCCTGTTTATGGTTCCTGGCATGGGGGAAATGCTGCGCGTCAATGGCACTGCACACATCAGCGTCGCGCCGACATTGCTGCAGCGCCTGGCCATGCGCGACAAGCCACCGCAATGCGTGATTGTCATGAAAGTGGAGCGAGTCTTTTTTCAGTGCGCCCGTGCCATACAGCGCTCAGGGTTATGGAATCCGGCACCGGCACGAGACCAGTTGAATGTGCCGACAGCGGGTACGATTCTGGCGGGTCTGACCCACGCGCAGATTGATGGTGAAAAATATGATCAGGAGCTGCCGCAACGGCAGCGCGACACGCTGTATTGA
- a CDS encoding quinoprotein dehydrogenase-associated SoxYZ-like carrier: protein MLRKSVLLISSVMIISLSSPSLAGVDAPAWDKVNSSFFSGKTLEDGPFIHIDAPKRAASGAQVPFAFSIDYPATKDDYIKSVTLVVPENPVPLTAVFHFTPDSGKVDIATRIRLEVDDYVHVVAETSDGRYFRNAVPVKASGGCGGTVGGDVNAAKKTAGQMKLAAVDPVHAGKPAQGRLMIRHPMNTGLQRDLMTQAFVQPISSRI from the coding sequence ATGTTACGCAAATCAGTCTTGCTGATCAGTTCTGTCATGATCATCTCACTGTCTTCGCCCTCGCTGGCCGGGGTCGATGCGCCTGCCTGGGATAAGGTAAACAGCAGCTTTTTCTCCGGAAAAACGCTTGAGGACGGCCCCTTTATTCATATTGACGCCCCCAAAAGAGCGGCCAGCGGTGCGCAGGTGCCGTTTGCATTTTCCATCGACTATCCGGCAACCAAGGATGATTACATCAAGAGCGTGACACTGGTTGTGCCGGAAAATCCTGTGCCGCTGACCGCTGTCTTTCACTTTACGCCCGATAGCGGCAAGGTCGATATTGCTACCCGCATTCGGCTTGAAGTAGATGACTACGTTCACGTTGTCGCAGAAACCAGCGATGGCCGCTATTTTCGCAACGCGGTGCCGGTCAAGGCATCGGGCGGCTGTGGTGGCACGGTCGGTGGCGATGTGAATGCCGCCAAAAAGACTGCGGGGCAAATGAAGCTTGCCGCTGTTGATCCCGTTCATGCCGGCAAACCGGCGCAGGGACGCTTGATGATACGCCATCCCATGAACACCGGTTTGCAGCGCGACCTGATGACTCAGGCTTTCGTCCAGCCTATTTCATCAAGAATATAG
- a CDS encoding FadR/GntR family transcriptional regulator — MIPRQTIHDDVLNRLGADICTGVYPAGTVLPPEPDLCDLLGVSRIVVREAVKSLSARGLVTVRRRTGTLVQSSENWQLFDPKVVVWRASTGMIDEKYIVDLMELRRVIEPAAVRYAAQRASAEDLALMRHHLDAMANAINGKGEYVPADLAFHGAILDACHNQFLRQMQQAINVILQVSFDLCVQVPDGPARSQSLHEALFSAIAARNPVQAEQAVLEIIERAENDLHASVNNSRVIDHHENHQN, encoded by the coding sequence ATGATACCTCGACAAACAATACATGATGACGTTCTGAACCGCCTGGGCGCAGATATCTGCACTGGGGTATATCCCGCCGGGACAGTGCTGCCGCCGGAGCCGGATCTGTGCGATCTGCTGGGCGTAAGCCGCATTGTCGTACGGGAAGCGGTCAAGTCACTCAGCGCGCGTGGCCTGGTTACAGTGCGTCGTCGTACTGGCACACTGGTGCAATCATCGGAAAACTGGCAGCTTTTTGATCCCAAGGTTGTCGTCTGGCGAGCCAGCACGGGCATGATCGATGAAAAGTACATCGTCGATTTGATGGAGCTGCGGCGCGTGATTGAGCCGGCCGCCGTTCGGTACGCGGCACAACGGGCCAGTGCCGAAGACCTTGCGCTGATGCGCCATCATCTGGACGCTATGGCAAATGCAATCAATGGCAAGGGCGAATATGTGCCGGCAGATCTGGCTTTTCATGGCGCCATTCTGGATGCTTGTCATAACCAGTTCCTGCGTCAAATGCAGCAGGCAATCAATGTGATTCTTCAGGTCAGCTTCGATCTGTGCGTACAAGTGCCGGATGGACCAGCCCGTTCCCAGTCTTTGCACGAAGCGCTATTTTCGGCGATTGCCGCGCGCAATCCTGTACAGGCGGAACAGGCCGTGCTGGAAATTATCGAGCGTGCAGAAAATGATTTGCATGCCAGTGTAAATAATTCAAGGGTTATCGATCATCATGAAAATCACCAAAATTGA
- a CDS encoding COG4315 family predicted lipoprotein, whose protein sequence is MNKALLSCLLALAGAGFVGSAALAAEPPVKTENGILVDSKGMTLYTFDKDKETPGKSACSGQCAENWPPLMATAEDKKSGDYDVIKRDGDQSQWTYKGQPLYLFKKDSKPGDMTGDGVKDVWHVIKP, encoded by the coding sequence ATGAACAAAGCACTACTGTCCTGCTTACTGGCCCTGGCCGGTGCGGGATTTGTCGGCAGCGCTGCCCTCGCGGCCGAACCACCGGTCAAAACAGAAAACGGCATACTGGTCGACAGCAAAGGCATGACGTTATACACCTTTGACAAGGACAAGGAAACCCCGGGAAAAAGTGCATGCTCGGGCCAATGCGCAGAGAACTGGCCACCACTGATGGCTACTGCAGAAGATAAAAAATCCGGCGATTACGATGTGATCAAACGTGATGGCGACCAGTCACAATGGACGTACAAAGGTCAGCCGCTGTACCTGTTCAAGAAAGACAGCAAGCCCGGCGACATGACCGGCGATGGGGTCAAGGACGTCTGGCACGTCATCAAACCCTAG
- a CDS encoding quinoprotein relay system zinc metallohydrolase 2, translating into MRAGFFRMTLPWIMIAACAVATAAPLEMHEVAPGVYVHQGAHRDFDEPDYEGDIANIGFVVGDQAVAVIDTGGSFDIGSALAQAVAKTTPLPIRYVINTHVHPDHILGNAAFVGDKVRFVGHAQLAAAMYESQDAYLRAAPARADGGKNRIVLPTIKISETKRLDLGGRTLLLQSWPSAHSTTDLTVLDEQTQTLWTGDLLFTERTPSIDGDVKGWIQVIDAIRQKPVARLVPGHGPSPKDQAAAWNAQRRYLQTLLSDIAQGIAQGQDMSDVMQHAAAQEKDRWQLFDVINPRNVNLLFPKMEWQ; encoded by the coding sequence ATGCGTGCCGGATTTTTTCGGATGACGCTGCCATGGATAATGATCGCGGCCTGCGCCGTGGCCACTGCCGCACCATTGGAGATGCATGAAGTGGCCCCGGGAGTATATGTACATCAGGGCGCGCATCGGGATTTTGATGAACCTGATTACGAAGGTGATATTGCCAATATTGGGTTCGTGGTTGGAGACCAAGCCGTAGCTGTTATCGATACGGGTGGCTCGTTCGATATCGGCAGCGCGCTTGCACAGGCCGTGGCAAAGACCACGCCGTTGCCGATCCGCTATGTCATCAACACGCATGTTCATCCTGACCATATCCTGGGAAATGCGGCATTTGTCGGCGACAAGGTGCGGTTTGTCGGACATGCACAATTGGCAGCGGCCATGTATGAAAGCCAGGATGCCTATCTGCGTGCGGCGCCTGCACGCGCTGACGGTGGCAAGAACAGGATTGTTCTGCCGACCATCAAAATTTCCGAAACGAAGCGATTGGACCTGGGCGGGCGAACCCTGTTGCTGCAAAGCTGGCCTTCGGCCCATAGCACCACCGACCTGACGGTTCTTGATGAACAGACACAAACGCTATGGACCGGTGATCTGTTGTTCACCGAAAGAACGCCTTCCATTGATGGCGACGTCAAAGGCTGGATCCAGGTAATCGATGCCATCAGGCAGAAGCCGGTGGCGCGACTGGTGCCCGGGCATGGTCCCAGTCCGAAAGACCAGGCTGCGGCCTGGAATGCGCAGCGACGCTATTTGCAGACACTGCTATCGGATATTGCGCAGGGCATTGCTCAAGGGCAGGACATGAGTGACGTGATGCAACACGCGGCAGCGCAGGAAAAAGATCGCTGGCAGCTTTTTGATGTCATCAATCCGCGCAATGTGAACTTGTTGTTTCCGAAAATGGAATGGCAATAG
- a CDS encoding mandelate racemase/muconate lactonizing enzyme family protein, with product MKITKIETLRTQEFFNVIWVRIHTDSGVVGLGETFYGAGAVEAHIHETLAIRLLGQNPLHIEALHKEMLNLPMAQSSTGAEYRAASAIDIALWDLFGKVCNQPVHQMLGGLCHDKIRVYNTCAGYNYVRSKNIKPVSNWQINKGQEGPYEDLDGFMNRADELALDLLEQGITAMKIWPFDPPAIENKGLFIDARQMKKSLEPFEKIRKAVGDKMDIMVEFHSLWNLPAAKEIARAIEPYAPRWYEDPIRMNSPQALAEYARSTPVWVCASETLGSRYPYKDMLERDAMHVVMVDLCWSGGLTEGRKIAALAETWHRPFAPHDCIGPVGFAAAVHCSFSQPNTLIQESVRAFYKGWYNELVTAVPRIENGYVFPMQGPGLGVELRDDVFERDDLTIRVSTPESL from the coding sequence ATGAAAATCACCAAAATTGAAACGCTGCGTACCCAGGAGTTTTTCAATGTCATCTGGGTGCGCATCCATACCGACAGCGGCGTAGTGGGGCTGGGCGAAACGTTTTATGGCGCTGGAGCTGTAGAGGCGCACATCCACGAAACCCTGGCGATCCGTTTGCTGGGACAGAATCCATTGCATATCGAGGCCTTGCATAAGGAAATGCTGAACCTGCCTATGGCGCAATCGTCTACCGGGGCGGAATACCGGGCGGCATCGGCCATTGATATAGCGCTTTGGGACCTGTTTGGCAAAGTCTGCAATCAGCCTGTGCACCAAATGCTCGGCGGGCTCTGCCACGACAAAATCAGGGTGTACAACACGTGTGCCGGCTACAACTATGTGAGATCGAAAAATATCAAACCAGTGTCCAACTGGCAGATCAACAAAGGACAGGAAGGTCCTTATGAAGATCTGGATGGTTTCATGAATCGTGCAGATGAACTGGCGCTGGATTTGCTTGAGCAAGGCATCACCGCGATGAAAATCTGGCCGTTCGATCCGCCGGCCATCGAGAACAAAGGCTTGTTCATTGACGCCCGGCAGATGAAAAAATCGCTGGAGCCATTTGAAAAAATCCGCAAGGCGGTCGGCGACAAAATGGACATTATGGTGGAGTTCCATTCCTTGTGGAATTTGCCTGCTGCCAAAGAGATCGCGCGCGCCATAGAGCCGTATGCGCCACGCTGGTATGAGGATCCCATTCGCATGAATTCACCGCAGGCATTGGCTGAATATGCAAGGTCTACGCCCGTGTGGGTGTGTGCAAGCGAAACCCTGGGTTCCCGTTATCCATACAAGGATATGCTGGAGCGTGATGCCATGCATGTGGTGATGGTCGACCTGTGCTGGAGTGGTGGGTTGACTGAAGGCCGGAAAATTGCCGCGCTTGCCGAGACCTGGCACCGGCCATTTGCTCCGCACGATTGCATCGGGCCGGTGGGCTTTGCCGCCGCTGTGCATTGTTCGTTCAGTCAGCCCAACACGCTGATCCAGGAATCGGTGCGCGCCTTTTACAAGGGTTGGTACAACGAGCTGGTGACCGCCGTGCCGCGGATTGAAAACGGCTATGTTTTTCCGATGCAAGGACCTGGTCTGGGCGTGGAGCTACGCGACGATGTATTCGAGCGGGACGACTTGACGATTCGTGTCAGCACCCCGGAATCACTATAA
- a CDS encoding SDR family oxidoreductase yields the protein MSELFNLNGKTALVTGSSRGLGFAFAQALAEHGADVILNGTRLDRLEQAAQLLADRGFRADTLAFDVADEHAVVAAFDSLDRQNRQVDILINNAGIQLRKPLTELAVAEWHSVLDTNLTSAFLVGREAAKRMIARGKGGKIINIGSLTSECARATIAPYTVSKGGIKMLTRAMTAEWAAHNIQINAIGPGYMATDMNEALLSNPQFDGWVKSRTPAGRWGLPEELAGAAVFLASRASDYVNGQIIYVDGGMLAVL from the coding sequence ATGTCTGAATTATTCAATTTAAATGGGAAGACGGCACTTGTTACCGGTTCGTCGCGTGGGCTGGGGTTTGCCTTTGCCCAGGCGCTGGCAGAACATGGTGCCGATGTCATTCTCAATGGCACCCGCCTAGATCGCCTTGAGCAGGCGGCACAATTGCTGGCCGATCGCGGTTTTCGCGCCGACACGCTGGCCTTCGATGTGGCCGATGAGCATGCGGTGGTCGCCGCCTTTGATTCACTGGATCGCCAGAACAGGCAAGTTGATATCCTCATAAATAATGCAGGTATTCAGCTCAGGAAGCCGTTGACTGAGCTGGCGGTGGCCGAATGGCATAGCGTATTGGACACCAATCTGACCAGCGCCTTTCTGGTGGGGCGTGAGGCGGCCAAACGCATGATCGCACGTGGCAAGGGAGGCAAAATCATCAATATTGGTTCGCTGACCAGCGAATGCGCCCGTGCAACAATAGCGCCCTATACTGTTTCCAAGGGCGGTATCAAAATGCTGACACGTGCGATGACGGCCGAATGGGCTGCGCACAATATTCAAATCAATGCCATTGGCCCTGGATATATGGCAACTGACATGAACGAAGCACTGTTGAGTAATCCGCAATTCGATGGCTGGGTAAAGAGCCGCACGCCGGCCGGCCGTTGGGGGTTGCCCGAAGAACTGGCTGGTGCTGCTGTCTTTCTGGCTTCACGTGCTTCCGACTATGTGAACGGTCAAATCATTTATGTGGATGGTGGCATGCTGGCGGTCTTGTGA
- a CDS encoding c-type cytochrome: MIIRTDIAMRLWILALLLGTTQAMAQALQPDLHIRVLAASCAACHGTNGVSVAQTPSLAGMSSTHFLSRMMAFRTSKTDTDVMTQHVRGLTADEIERLAVYFSALPAHQ; this comes from the coding sequence ATGATCATAAGGACCGATATTGCCATGCGGTTATGGATTCTGGCATTGCTCCTAGGCACCACGCAGGCAATGGCACAGGCGCTGCAACCTGATCTGCATATCCGTGTCCTGGCCGCATCCTGTGCGGCTTGTCATGGCACGAATGGAGTCAGTGTGGCGCAAACGCCAAGTCTGGCGGGCATGTCATCCACGCATTTTCTGTCGCGCATGATGGCGTTTCGTACCAGCAAGACAGACACAGATGTCATGACGCAGCACGTCCGGGGCTTGACCGCAGACGAAATTGAGCGTCTGGCCGTCTATTTCTCGGCCTTG